The segment GTGCTGGGCAGCAGGCAGAACACTTCGACATCGTGATCATTGGCGGAGGCCTGGTCGGCGCGAGCCTGGCCTGTGCATTGGCCCCCCTCATGGAGTGTCATTCTAAGGGGGGCTCAGATCGCGCACCGCTGCGCGTAGCGGTGGTGGAGGCAAATGAGCTGCCGTCTGCCGCAGACATGACACGATTTCAGCCCAGCTTTGATGCGCGAGCCAGCGCGATTGCTGCTGGCTCGCGACAGCGCTTCACCGCCTTTGGGCTGTGGGAAAGCATGCAGGAACATGCCACGCCTATTCGCACCATCCATGTCAGTGAGCGCGGGCATCTTGGAGCGACTCGCATGCGCGCTGAAGAGCTTGGCATGCCGGCGCTGGGTCATGTCATCCCGAATGCCTGGATGGGTCAGGTGCTGCATCGTCGTTTAGCTGAATTGCCATTGGTCTGGTACTGCCCCGCGCGGGTTTCGGAGATAGCCGTTACTGCCAACGGGCATCAGTTGACGCTCGACGATGGCCGTTTGCTTGATGCTGGATTGACGGTGCTCGCCGATGGTGGCCGCTCAGGCCTCAAGGAGCGCCTTGGCATCCATAGCGAAGCGCAGCCCTATGGACAGCATGCACTGATCACCACGGTAGAGATGAGTCAGCCGCATCAGGGTGTGGCGTATGAGCGTTTTACCAGCGATGGTCCCATGGCGTTGCTGCCATTGGCGGGGCGACGCATGGAGCTGGTCTGGACGCGTTCTCCTGAGAATACCGACACCTTGATGTCGCTACCGGACAGCGATTTTCTGCATGCGTTGCAACGTGCCTTCGGTGAGCGTGCTGGGCGTTTTCGCTGTGTCGGTCAGCGCCATGCGTATCCGCTGTCACTGGTACGCGCCAGTGAAGGCACTCGTCCAGGCTTGGCGGTACTCGGCAATGCTGCGCATTCGCTCCACCCGGTGGCGGGGCAGGGCTTCAATCTGGCTCTACGCGGTGTGACGGATCTGGTCGCCGCGATCGAGGCCGGCCAGGCGCGCGGTGAAGTCGCCGGGGCCAGTAGTGTGCTGGGCGACTTCGAGACACGACGCAGTGACGACCGCGATAACGTGGTGCTGTTCAGTGATGGCTTGATCCGCCTGTTTGGCGTTGATAGTCACTGGCTGGGGCATGCACGCGCAGCGGGTCTCATCGGGCTTAATCTAATCTCACCTCTCAAGCGATTGTTGGCCAGGCGCTCGATGGGTGTTGAGCGTTAAGACGACGATATTGCCATGCCATTAAAGCGGAGTAGCGATAGTGAGTGATCACTGTCAATGCTGTTGATGGCGAACGTCACGTCAGCGCGGAACGCGGTTATTCCACGAGGAAACAAGCATGAAGGACAATCGGATAGCGGGTCCAGCGCGAGATGCAGATGTCGCCATTGTCGGTGCCGGTATCGTCGGTGCCACGTTAGCATTGCTGCTGGGGCAGGCGGGTCTGCGTGTCATGCTGATCGAAGGTCGTGAATCTCCCGCCAGCTGGCAAGCTGACTCGGCACCTGAACCGCGGGTCAGTGCGCTGACACCGGTCTCGCAGCAGCTTTTGACAGGGCTCGGTGTTTGGCCGACCGTGGCCGCTAGTCGGTTGATGCCTTACACCGGCATGCAGGTCTGGGATGCTGAAGGGAATGGCGAGATTCGTTTCAGTGCCGACGAAAGCGGTGTGCCGCTACTGGGGCATATCGCTGAGAATCGCGTCACTTTGGCTGCGCTGGAGCAAGCGATTGAGGGTTGCCCCACCATTACGCGTCGCTACGGCGTCCGAGTCAGTGGTTTGGAATTACCGCGCTCGGGAGCAATGTCGAGAGTGAATGCTTACCAACTTGAGGGGGCTGAAGCTGTCAGTCTGACGCTGAGCGATGGTGAATGCGTCAGTGCCGCGCTAGTGGTGGCGGCAGATGGTGCGCGCTCAGGGCTGCGTGAGCTTGCGGGTATCGCCACGCGAGAACACGATACTGGTCAGGTCGCGCTTGTGACGACAGTGCGCACTGCGCTACCGCACCAGGCGGTCGCGCGTCAGCGCTTCTTGCCGATGGGTCCGTTGGCTTTCCTGCCATTGGCCGTGAATGAAGAATTGGCGCAGCCTGCAGGCCAGGCATCTGCCGCGCAGCGCTATTGCTCCATCGTATGGTCAACCACTCCAGAGGAGGCTGGCCGCCTACAAGCGCTACCTGATCAAGGCTTCTGTGCCGAGCTACGGGCGGCGGTTGAGAATCAGCTGGGCGAGGTGGAGTGGGCGGCTGAGCGTTTCAGCTTTCCGCTCCATCAGCGTCATGCTGAAGACTATGTGCTGCCGGGGTTGGCGCTGGTTGGAGACGCCGCACATGCCATTCATCCGTTGGCCGGCCAGGGTGTCAATCTTGGGCTCATGGATGCTGCGGTGCTGGCGGAGGAGCTGGTGGCCGGCCATCGGCGCGGTGTGGCATTGGGAGATGAGCGCTGGCTCAAGCGCTATAGCCGCCGTCGGCGTAGTGACAATGCGCTGATGCTGAAGTTGATGGA is part of the Cobetia sp. L2A1 genome and harbors:
- the ubiH gene encoding 2-octaprenyl-6-methoxyphenyl hydroxylase — translated: MSEREAGHPADIAVGAGQQAEHFDIVIIGGGLVGASLACALAPLMECHSKGGSDRAPLRVAVVEANELPSAADMTRFQPSFDARASAIAAGSRQRFTAFGLWESMQEHATPIRTIHVSERGHLGATRMRAEELGMPALGHVIPNAWMGQVLHRRLAELPLVWYCPARVSEIAVTANGHQLTLDDGRLLDAGLTVLADGGRSGLKERLGIHSEAQPYGQHALITTVEMSQPHQGVAYERFTSDGPMALLPLAGRRMELVWTRSPENTDTLMSLPDSDFLHALQRAFGERAGRFRCVGQRHAYPLSLVRASEGTRPGLAVLGNAAHSLHPVAGQGFNLALRGVTDLVAAIEAGQARGEVAGASSVLGDFETRRSDDRDNVVLFSDGLIRLFGVDSHWLGHARAAGLIGLNLISPLKRLLARRSMGVER
- a CDS encoding UbiH/UbiF/VisC/COQ6 family ubiquinone biosynthesis hydroxylase; protein product: MKDNRIAGPARDADVAIVGAGIVGATLALLLGQAGLRVMLIEGRESPASWQADSAPEPRVSALTPVSQQLLTGLGVWPTVAASRLMPYTGMQVWDAEGNGEIRFSADESGVPLLGHIAENRVTLAALEQAIEGCPTITRRYGVRVSGLELPRSGAMSRVNAYQLEGAEAVSLTLSDGECVSAALVVAADGARSGLRELAGIATREHDTGQVALVTTVRTALPHQAVARQRFLPMGPLAFLPLAVNEELAQPAGQASAAQRYCSIVWSTTPEEAGRLQALPDQGFCAELRAAVENQLGEVEWAAERFSFPLHQRHAEDYVLPGLALVGDAAHAIHPLAGQGVNLGLMDAAVLAEELVAGHRRGVALGDERWLKRYSRRRRSDNALMLKLMDGFRLLFGSRQPGVRLIRNLGLGWVDGRAELKRILMRQAMGERGELPDSCKS